In Pseudomonadota bacterium, the genomic stretch GCCGGACATATGAAAGGGTTCCACAAAAGAACCGACAGGAGAGGTGTGTCATGAAAAAGATATGGTTTGCAACCGATTGATATTATGGAGATGATCTTTTATGAAATATTTTCTTGACAGGAGGAATATAGGATGTCCCTCTCCTCTGTTCCAAATCCTTTTTCGTCAAAACCTACCCCATTCGATCCGAAAGGTATTCTCTCTGTTCGCTGGTGCTCCATCTCCGACCCTTCTAAGAGTCCCTCTGCACTTGAATGTGAGACCCACCCTCCCAGCCACTGGGGCTCAGGCAGAGATGCATTCGCACATTCATCTCCCGCATATGCGGGAGAACGCTTGAGGCACTCAAGATGGTTCCCCGGAGCTTACGCAATACTCCCTTCGGAACACCTTCCAGACCAAATACAGCTATGGATGGGTTTGGGCAACAAGCCGTCAAGCGGCTTTCCCATTATCAGGACTTGGAATAATTGGATAAACGATTTTTATCTGGGGAGAGAGGGTCTTATCTTTAGTCCTTTTTGGTTATAAAATAAGATTTATTCGCCTTCCAGTGCTCTTAAAATCTTATCCAGCTTTAAGTTTATCTGCTCCAGTTCCCTCTTAAATTGATCGGGCTTTGCTGATTCGGAATATTCGCTTTTCTTAAAATTGTCGGGACGCCTTGATCCGGGATATTCGCGTTTTCCAAACTGTCTTGGCCTCGGCGATTCGGAACCTTCCATTGTCCTAAAACAATCCCGGCAGTAGATGGGTTTACTTCCGGTAGGCTTAAACGGAACTTCGCAGGTGGCCCCGCATTTATCGCAGATAGCCTTGTGCACCTGCTTGTCAAAAGCAGGCCTTCCGGAATCCCTTCCTCCGCCCCTGCTAAAACCTCCCCGAGAGGGCCTTTTTGAATCCCCTCTATCGGACCTATTGGAATCCTTTTTGCCAAACTTACCATCACGGCTAAAACTTTTCATTTTTCACTTTCATTAATTGTAAATTTAAAAAGGTCAGGGCCTTATAAACCTGCCTTCCTCTTTTGGATAAGTATACACCCTGCAGCCATCAATTACAAGGACAAAAGAAAAGGCTGAGGGGGTTTAGGGGACATCCTCTTTCCCCTGCCTCCTCATGGCCTTTTGACGTTTCTTTATTTCAGGTGGTGCAGTTGCGAGTAGAATTCACCTATGGAGTATGGGACAAGCAATGGAGAGCCGCTAATTACGGGATGAAAGCGATAACGTAGGCATAACCCGCCGGGGATTGACGTACGGTAAAGCCGCGCGGTAATACCCGATCGGTGTTGATGCCATTGTTAGGCTATTTTCCTCAAATCAATTATTTTCAAAAAAGCCGATCACCATTCTCTTTCATGACTCCCTTACAGAATTGTGCCTATTGCCCGAGTAACACTTAAAGTCCGCATATGCCTTGCGATTCAACTGGAGATTCCTTCTGTATGAAAGGTTGCCCACGAGACTGATCAACGGCTTGCGGCGTTGCCATAAGTTGCTCCACACCCTGCGCAGGATGCGCGGCATGGAGTAGAAACCCCGGTCGCAGGTAATCATTTCCTGAATCGCGCCGGCAAGAGACAAATGCCTATACCGGGCAACCGGGAAGGTCAGCGTGTAATATTTCCAGTCTTCCGGGAACCTATTAAGGGCGATGCGGTCCTCCGATTTCATCTGGTCCCACAGGCGCGTGCCCGGCAAGGGCGTCAGAAATAGCGTGTTGAGATTGTCTACACCATACCGGCTGGCCGCCTCGGCGATACGTTTGCCGATGCCCGGTTCGTCTATGTCCAGACCGATGATAAAGGAACCTACGACCAGTATCTTGTGCCGCTGTATGCGCTGCACGGAGGTGCGGAAGTCCCGGCCCTTCAGCAGGTTGAATTTCTTGCCGATTTCCCGAAGCCCTTCCGGTGAGAGGGACTCAAAGCCGATAAAGACGCCTCTGCACCCGGCCTTCGCGGCCAACGACAGGAGTTCTTCGTCATCGGCGAAGTTAATGGTGGCCTGGGCAACCCATTCCTTTCGCAGGTTCGCCTGTGCCATGGCACGGAACAGGTCCTTGGCGCGGGCGATATGTTCAGGACGTGTGCCGATGAGATTGTCGTCCACCACCAGAACATGTTTCTCGCGGATCAACTGGAATTCCCGGACGATATCCGGAATGGGCCGCAGCCTATAGTGGGCACCGTTAAAGGCTGTCACGCTGCAAAAGGTGCAGTTCAGTGGGCAGCCCCGTGTGGTCTGAATAGCTCCGAAGGCATATCCCGTATTAAGCAAATCATGGCGGGCCAAGGGGACATCGTCGATCTCGGCGAGCCCTCCGTCATACCGGCGCTTCAGACTCCCATGCCGGGCATCCTCCAGGACCTGCCGCCAGATGCTCTCAGCTTCCCCCGTGACAACTGAATCCACACGCTCCATGACCTCCTCTAAGCACATGGTTGCGTGAATACCGCCCATGACGACGGGCACGCCCAGACTCCGGAAGTAAGCGGCCACTTCATAGGCGCGGTTCGCCTGGGAAGTGAAAGTGGTAATGCCCACCAGGTCCGGCCGCGGCATGGCTGAATAGTCCGGCGCACCGAGGTTCTCGTCCACGATCGAGATTTCCCACTCCGGCGGGGTCAGTCCCGCGATAACCATAAGGCCGAGGGGTTTCCACACACGGTAACGGTTCCAGCGACTCTCCTTGACTTTGGTGATCGCGACCAGCGGGTTTGAAGGATTGATCAGATATAGTCGCATAGCGCGTATTCAGTCCTGGTCATGGAGGAGCTTGTCTCCTGCTTTTGCTCACTTCTGTTTTCGTGAATGGATTGTCGTAATTCCTATTCATTGGCCTAACTTATTTTTTAACCTGATTCGTCATTTGCACAGCCACTGCCTCAATTATCCAGTTATTGATCGTTATATAGACCATGTATATGGTGTTTTTTCGGTATAAAAGTCACCAGATGATGATTATATTGAATCAGTATAAATTTAGCTTGCGTTATTCTACTTCTTTTTTTCATCCGGATAACTGATATTGGTAGGCATTGAAACA encodes the following:
- a CDS encoding radical SAM protein translates to MRLYLINPSNPLVAITKVKESRWNRYRVWKPLGLMVIAGLTPPEWEISIVDENLGAPDYSAMPRPDLVGITTFTSQANRAYEVAAYFRSLGVPVVMGGIHATMCLEEVMERVDSVVTGEAESIWRQVLEDARHGSLKRRYDGGLAEIDDVPLARHDLLNTGYAFGAIQTTRGCPLNCTFCSVTAFNGAHYRLRPIPDIVREFQLIREKHVLVVDDNLIGTRPEHIARAKDLFRAMAQANLRKEWVAQATINFADDEELLSLAAKAGCRGVFIGFESLSPEGLREIGKKFNLLKGRDFRTSVQRIQRHKILVVGSFIIGLDIDEPGIGKRIAEAASRYGVDNLNTLFLTPLPGTRLWDQMKSEDRIALNRFPEDWKYYTLTFPVARYRHLSLAGAIQEMITCDRGFYSMPRILRRVWSNLWQRRKPLISLVGNLSYRRNLQLNRKAYADFKCYSGNRHNSVRES